One segment of Gammaproteobacteria bacterium DNA contains the following:
- a CDS encoding hydrogenase maturation protease, translating to MTADNTPNNTTNKTININVPVLARVEGEGALDLRIEDGKITDLKLRIFEPPRFFEKFLEGRSYREVLDTVARICGICPVAYQMTAVQALEAIFHTPVTPWTEAMRRVMYCGEWLQSHSLHVHMLAAPDFLGVNSIIEMARDNDEAVRRGLRLQALGNDLIALFGARSVHPVGACVGGFTRAPQPEEVRAMLQRLATAKPDAEAVLRWVAALDLPHDEQDFISVSLRQPQTYPITGGRIVSDQGLDIGIEAFEQYFSEHHIPHSTALHCLLQGQPYLLGPLARLNLNLDRLPTETRALLDDIGIVFPSRNMFHSIIARAVEMHAAVCDAHSLLEAYHYPTHSRVEVQASAGTGFGCTEAPRGLLWHRYELQSDGRITAARIVPPTSQNQARIEQDLAQSLRNLGLDKAPDVLRLHAEKVIRNYDPCISCATHFLTLSVHDTTAQTETNSDTATASLRNASLQTGHDQQPSILVIGIGSPNGSDTLGWEIVERLQQDKTLRQQAGLSFLSLDRPGTSLIEAMQHTDRVILIDAMATGQPPGRLVKLKIGDITANAQAIARNHHHSSHNLGLAETLALADTLQQLPPQLLILGLETRGDTDRQYSSEAREQLLQAIRAELLAVR from the coding sequence ACAGCTGACAACACGCCCAACAACACCACCAACAAAACCATCAACATCAATGTGCCGGTACTGGCGCGGGTCGAGGGCGAGGGGGCGCTGGATCTGCGCATCGAAGACGGCAAAATCACCGACCTGAAACTGCGCATCTTTGAGCCGCCGCGGTTTTTTGAAAAGTTTCTCGAGGGGCGCAGCTACCGCGAGGTGCTGGATACGGTTGCGCGCATCTGCGGCATCTGCCCGGTCGCCTATCAGATGACGGCGGTGCAGGCACTGGAGGCGATCTTTCACACCCCGGTCACCCCATGGACCGAGGCGATGCGCCGGGTGATGTATTGCGGTGAGTGGTTGCAGAGCCATAGCCTGCATGTGCACATGCTCGCCGCCCCGGACTTTCTGGGGGTGAACAGCATCATCGAGATGGCCAGGGACAACGACGAGGCCGTGCGCCGTGGCCTGCGCCTGCAGGCGCTGGGCAACGATCTGATCGCCCTGTTCGGCGCGCGCTCGGTACACCCGGTGGGGGCCTGTGTCGGCGGCTTTACCCGCGCGCCGCAGCCGGAGGAGGTCCGCGCGATGCTGCAACGGCTGGCCACGGCAAAGCCGGATGCCGAGGCCGTGCTGCGCTGGGTGGCCGCGCTGGACCTGCCCCACGATGAACAGGACTTTATCTCGGTCTCGCTCCGACAGCCGCAGACCTATCCGATCACTGGCGGCCGCATCGTCTCCGATCAGGGGCTGGATATCGGCATCGAAGCCTTCGAGCAGTACTTTAGCGAACACCACATCCCGCATTCCACCGCCCTGCATTGCCTGCTACAGGGCCAGCCCTATCTGCTGGGACCGCTGGCACGGCTCAACCTGAACCTGGACCGACTGCCAACGGAAACCCGCGCCTTGCTGGATGACATCGGCATCGTGTTTCCCTCGCGCAATATGTTTCACAGCATCATCGCCCGCGCCGTGGAAATGCATGCGGCGGTCTGTGACGCCCACTCACTGTTAGAGGCCTATCACTACCCGACGCACTCCCGGGTCGAGGTGCAGGCCAGCGCCGGCACCGGCTTCGGCTGCACCGAGGCCCCCCGCGGACTGCTATGGCATCGCTATGAGCTGCAAAGCGACGGACGCATAACAGCGGCGCGCATCGTCCCGCCCACCAGCCAGAACCAGGCCCGCATCGAACAGGACCTGGCACAGTCACTGCGCAACCTCGGTCTGGACAAGGCCCCGGACGTACTGCGCCTGCACGCCGAAAAGGTGATCCGCAACTACGACCCCTGCATCTCCTGCGCCACCCACTTCCTCACCCTGTCGGTGCACGATACCACCGCGCAAACGGAAACCAACAGCGACACTGCGACAGCTTCTCTCCGAAACGCTTCTCTCCAAACCGGCCATGACCAGCAGCCATCAATTCTGGTGATCGGCATCGGCTCCCCAAACGGCAGCGACACACTGGGCTGGGAGATCGTCGAGCGATTGCAACAGGACAAAACCCTCCGCCAGCAGGCCGGCCTCAGCTTCCTGAGCCTGGATCGCCCCGGCACTAGCCTCATCGAAGCCATGCAACACACCGACCGCGTCATCCTCATCGACGCCATGGCCACCGGCCAGCCCCCCGGCAGGCTGGTCAAACTAAAAATAGGGGACATCACGGCCAATGCCCAGGCCATTGCCCGCAACCACCACCACTCCAGCCATAACCTCGGCCTGGCCGAAACACTGGCACTCGCCGACACCCTGCAACAATTACCCCCCCAGCTACTGATATTGGGTCTCGAAACCCGGGGCGACACCGACCGGCAGTATTCCAGCGAGGCAAGGGAACAGCTGCTCCAGGCTATACGTGCCGAGCTGTTGGCTGTCAGGTAG